The genomic DNA GGCGACCAGTGTCTGGGCGTCGGGGTAGGACGAGTTGATGTTCCAGGTCGAGCTGATCTTCTCCGGGGACGGGACCTTGACGGTCACCTTCCAGGTGCTCGCCCCCGTGACCGAGACATTCAGGTTGTAGCGGTCGCTCCACGAGGCGCCGGCGGAGAGCGTTGCGGTGCAGCCTCCACCGCCGCCCGTACCGCCGCCGGTGGAGGAGCCCAGCGTGATGTTGGAGCTGCCGCTGCTCCGGTAGCCCTCGGTCGCCATGATCTCGTAGTTCATGGTGCCGAGGTTCATGCCGTACCGGGCCCACGCGTCGAAGTGGTTCGCGACGGTGATGGTCCCGCCCGTCCGCTTGGCCTGACGGACGCTCCAGTACTGGTTGAACGTCTTGACGCCTTCGATGGACGGTGCGTTGTAGCGCGTCGTCTCGTAGATGTCGTACGTCCCGCCGTCACTGGTCACGGTGCCCTTGTAGGTGCCGGTGGGCTTGTAGGAGCCGTAGTTCTCGACGATGTAGTACTCGACGAGCGGGTTGGTGCTCCAGCCGTAGAGCGACAGGTACGCGTTCCCGTTGGTGCTCCACGTACCCGAGTACGTCACCGGGTTGCGTGAGCCGGTGCTCCAGCCCTTTCCGGCCACGAAGTTGCCGGCGTTGGTCCACGACGTGCTGTAGTTGCCGCCGCCGTTCAGGGACATCGACGCCGCTCCGGTGCCTTCGGTCCAGAACGAGTAGAAGTACCCGCCGTCACTACCGGTCTGGTTCCCGGTGACGGTCGCGGCCTCGGCCGTGCCGGGCAGGACCAGGACGATCGCGAGGGCCGGTGCGAGGGCGCGT from Kitasatospora terrestris includes the following:
- a CDS encoding glycoside hydrolase family 11 protein, which gives rise to MNLPRTKSRTSGRLRRHARKARALAPALAIVLVLPGTAEAATVTGNQTGSDGGYFYSFWTEGTGAASMSLNGGGNYSTSWTNAGNFVAGKGWSTGSRNPVTYSGTWSTNGNAYLSLYGWSTNPLVEYYIVENYGSYKPTGTYKGTVTSDGGTYDIYETTRYNAPSIEGVKTFNQYWSVRQAKRTGGTITVANHFDAWARYGMNLGTMNYEIMATEGYRSSGSSNITLGSSTGGGTGGGGGCTATLSAGASWSDRYNLNVSVTGASTWKVTVKVPSPEKISSTWNINSSYPDAQTLVATPNGAGNNWGMTIMKNGSTTWPTVSCSVG